In the genome of Physeter macrocephalus isolate SW-GA chromosome 20, ASM283717v5, whole genome shotgun sequence, one region contains:
- the GGPS1 gene encoding geranylgeranyl pyrophosphate synthase, with amino-acid sequence MEKTQETAQRILLEPYKYLLQLPGKQVRTKLSQAFNHWLKVPEDKLQIIIEVTEMLHNASLLIDDIEDNSKLRRGFPVAHSIYGIPSVINSANYVYFLGLEKVLTLDHPDAVKLFTRQLLELHQGQGLDIYWRDNYTCPTEEEYKAMVLQKTGGLFGLAVGLMQLFSDYKEDLKPLLNTLGLFFQIRDDYANLHSKEYSENKSFCEDLTEGKFSFPTIHAIWSRPESTQVQNILRQRTENVDVKKYCVHYLENIGSFEYTRSTLKELESKAYKQIDACGGNPELVALVKHLSKMFKEENE; translated from the exons atggaGAAGACTCAAGAAACAGCCCAAAGAATTCTTCTAGAACCTTACAAGTACTTACTTCAGTTACCAG GTAAACAAGTGAGAACCAAACTTTCACAGGCGTTTAATCATTGGCTAAAAGTTCCAGAAGACAAGCTACAG ATTATCATTGAAGTGACGGAAATGTTGCATAATGCCAGTTTACTCATCGATGATATTGAAGACAACTCAAAACTCCGTCGTGGCTTTCCAGTGGCACACAGCATCTACGGAATTCCATCTGTCATCAATTCTGCCAATTATGTGTATTTTCTTGGCCTAGAGAAAGTCTTAACCCTTGATCACCCAGATGCAGTAAAGCTTTTTACCCGCCAGCTTTTAGAACTCCATCAGGGACAAGGCCTGGATATCTACTGGAGGGATAATTACACTTGTCCCACTGAAGAAGAATATAAAGCAATGGTGCTGCAAAAGACAGGTGGACTATTTGGATTAGCAGTAGGTCTCATGCAGTTGTTCTCTGATTACAAAGAAGATTTAAAGCCACTACTGAATACACTTGGGCTCTTTTTCCAAATTAGGGATGATTATGCTAATCTACACTCCAAAGAATATAgtgaaaacaaaagcttttgtgAAGATCTAACAGAGGGAAAGTTCTCATTCCCTACTATTCATGCTATTTGGTCGAGGCCTGAAAGCACCCAGGTGCAGAATATCTTGCGCCAGAGAACCGAAAATGTAGACGTTAAAAAATACTGTGTACATTATCTTGAGAACATAGGTTCTTTTGAATACACTCGGAGTACTCTTAAAGAGCTTGAATCTAAAGCCTATAAACAAATCGATGCATGTGGTGGGAACCCTGAGCTAGTAGCTCTAGTAAAACACTTAAGCAAAATGTTCAAAGAAGAGAATGAATAA